Proteins co-encoded in one Gemmatimonas sp. UBA7669 genomic window:
- a CDS encoding O-acetylhomoserine aminocarboxypropyltransferase/cysteine synthase family protein, which produces MSDVTTQHDSQHDSQNEKSRTPARAGRPLAVDTVALHAGQETADPATKSRAVPIYATTSFVFDSPEHAADLFGLRAFGNIYTRIMNPTTDVFEQRIAALEGGVAAVGVASGQAAQTLAILNLAQAGENIVASRSLYGGTVSLFTHTLPRLGIRVRFVDIHDLKAVAAAIDDQTRAVYVETVGNPALDVPDLEALSHLAHEFNLPLVVDNTFAPVLVKPLAHGADIVLHSATKWIGGHGTSIGGVIVDGGRFDWGGTERFRAFYRDPEPAYHGLKFAEAFGNVNGANIAYAIRLRVLLLRDIGAALSPFNSFLFLQGLETLPLRIRQHSANALRVAQFLASHPAVSWVSYPGLSSHATHRNAVRYLRGGYGGVLTFGVRGGEAAARRFISELSLFSLLANVGDAKSLVIHPWTTTHEQLSDTERRAAGVTPDLVRLSIGLEDADDLLADLEQALAKAVASDASRQLAATANASANVIAAPAPDESAA; this is translated from the coding sequence ATGTCCGATGTCACTACGCAGCACGATTCGCAGCACGATTCGCAGAACGAGAAGAGCCGCACCCCCGCGCGCGCCGGGCGCCCGCTGGCCGTGGATACTGTGGCCCTGCATGCCGGCCAGGAAACGGCCGACCCGGCTACCAAGTCGCGTGCCGTGCCCATCTACGCCACCACGTCCTTCGTGTTCGACAGTCCCGAACACGCAGCGGACCTGTTCGGCCTGCGCGCCTTCGGCAACATCTACACGCGCATCATGAACCCAACCACCGACGTCTTCGAGCAGCGCATTGCCGCACTCGAAGGCGGCGTGGCCGCGGTGGGCGTGGCCAGTGGTCAGGCTGCACAGACACTGGCCATTCTCAATCTGGCGCAGGCCGGTGAGAACATCGTCGCCTCCCGCTCGCTCTACGGCGGCACGGTGTCGCTGTTCACGCACACGCTGCCGCGACTTGGTATTCGTGTGCGCTTCGTGGACATTCACGACCTCAAGGCCGTAGCAGCGGCCATCGACGATCAGACGCGCGCCGTGTACGTGGAGACGGTGGGCAATCCGGCGCTTGACGTGCCGGACCTCGAGGCTCTCTCACATCTCGCGCACGAATTCAATCTGCCACTCGTGGTGGACAACACCTTTGCGCCGGTGCTGGTCAAACCCCTGGCGCATGGCGCAGACATTGTATTGCACAGCGCCACCAAGTGGATAGGTGGCCACGGCACCAGCATTGGCGGAGTCATTGTGGACGGCGGGCGCTTCGACTGGGGCGGCACCGAGCGATTCCGGGCGTTCTACCGCGATCCCGAGCCGGCCTACCACGGCCTCAAGTTCGCCGAGGCATTTGGCAACGTGAACGGTGCCAACATTGCGTATGCCATTCGCCTGCGCGTGTTGTTGCTGCGTGACATCGGTGCGGCACTGTCTCCGTTCAACTCCTTCCTCTTCCTGCAGGGGCTCGAAACGCTGCCGCTGCGCATCCGGCAGCACAGCGCCAACGCGCTGCGGGTGGCGCAGTTCCTCGCCTCGCATCCCGCCGTGTCGTGGGTGAGCTATCCGGGCCTGTCCTCGCACGCCACGCATCGCAACGCGGTGCGGTATCTGCGCGGCGGATACGGTGGTGTGCTGACCTTTGGCGTGCGGGGTGGCGAAGCGGCAGCGCGGCGCTTCATCAGCGAGCTCTCGCTGTTCTCCCTGCTGGCCAATGTCGGTGATGCCAAGAGCCTGGTCATTCATCCCTGGACCACGACACACGAGCAACTCAGCGATACCGAACGGCGCGCCGCAGGCGTCACGCCTGACCTGGTGCGGCTGTCTATTGGACTCGAAGACGCGGACGACCTGCTGGCCGACCTTGAACAGGCCCTCGCAAAGGCTGTGGCGTCGGACGCGTCGCGTCAGCTGGCGGCCACGGCAAACGCCAGCGCCAACGTGATTGCCGCACCGGCGCCGGACGAGTCTGCCGCATGA
- a CDS encoding sulfurtransferase — protein sequence MNRRTLTVYGALCAATLSHAVSAQTARGASSTQAPLTVSTAWLAEHVKDRDLVVLHVGSKVAYDSGHVAGSRHVTLDDIAQPSRPGALALQMADEAQLDAWAERNGIGDGTRIVVVPHDTVLQSATRVYFTLAYLGAMARTSLLDGSFQAWKREGRPTTTDAPAPVSGVQFTPRLQPELIATLAQVEAITKDGSTHLIDARLPRFYQGNGGGYPRPGHIPTAVNVPLSTVSSNGYLKPASELKQLFVAQGVDGSKPVVTYCHIGQQATLLWFVAKLLNHDVRMFDGSFQEWSGATHLPVVAPPGAK from the coding sequence ATGAACAGGCGCACGTTGACCGTGTACGGCGCCTTGTGCGCCGCGACCTTGAGCCATGCCGTATCGGCCCAGACCGCGCGCGGTGCCAGCAGCACGCAGGCACCACTCACGGTGAGCACCGCGTGGCTGGCGGAGCATGTCAAAGATCGCGACCTCGTGGTGCTGCATGTGGGCAGCAAGGTCGCGTATGACAGCGGACATGTTGCCGGCAGCCGGCATGTCACACTCGATGACATCGCGCAGCCCAGTCGCCCCGGTGCGTTGGCGCTGCAGATGGCCGACGAGGCGCAACTCGATGCCTGGGCCGAGCGCAACGGCATTGGCGATGGCACGCGCATTGTGGTGGTGCCCCACGACACCGTGTTGCAGTCGGCCACCCGTGTGTACTTCACGCTCGCGTATCTCGGTGCCATGGCGCGTACATCGCTGCTTGATGGCAGCTTCCAGGCCTGGAAGCGTGAGGGCCGGCCCACGACTACCGACGCGCCGGCCCCGGTCAGCGGCGTGCAGTTCACGCCGCGCCTCCAGCCCGAACTGATTGCCACGCTGGCGCAGGTGGAGGCCATCACGAAGGATGGCAGCACGCATCTCATCGATGCGCGTCTGCCGCGCTTCTACCAGGGCAACGGCGGGGGCTATCCGCGGCCCGGCCATATCCCGACGGCCGTCAACGTGCCGCTGTCGACGGTGAGCAGCAACGGCTACCTCAAGCCCGCGTCGGAACTGAAGCAGTTGTTTGTGGCGCAGGGCGTCGACGGGTCCAAGCCTGTGGTCACCTACTGTCACATCGGTCAGCAAGCCACCCTGCTGTGGTTCGTGGCCAAGCTGCTGAACCATGACGTGCGCATGTTCGACGGCTCGTTTCAGGAGTGGAGTGGTGCCACGCACTTGCCGGTGGTGGCGCCACCGGGCGCCAAATAG
- the purE gene encoding 5-(carboxyamino)imidazole ribonucleotide mutase: MGSASDYETLAPACEMLAELGVPYEAKVVSAHRTPDWLFAYAEAASTRGLKAIIAGAGGAAHLPGMLAAKTLVPVLGVPVVATPLQGMDALLSIVQMPAGVPVATFAVGKPGAANAALFAAQLLALHDEPLRGRLANRRVTKADEALARPLPAPNAIATSFAPTPRSL, from the coding sequence ATGGGAAGCGCGAGCGATTACGAGACGCTTGCGCCGGCCTGCGAAATGCTGGCCGAACTGGGCGTCCCCTATGAGGCCAAGGTGGTGTCGGCGCACCGCACCCCCGACTGGCTCTTTGCCTACGCCGAGGCGGCGTCCACGCGCGGCCTCAAGGCCATCATTGCCGGAGCGGGCGGTGCCGCGCACCTCCCTGGGATGCTGGCCGCCAAGACGCTCGTGCCCGTGCTCGGTGTTCCGGTGGTCGCCACGCCCCTGCAGGGCATGGACGCCTTGCTGAGCATCGTGCAGATGCCGGCCGGCGTGCCCGTGGCCACGTTCGCTGTTGGCAAACCCGGTGCGGCCAATGCTGCCCTGTTTGCCGCGCAGTTGCTGGCGTTGCATGACGAGCCGCTGCGAGGCCGGTTGGCGAACCGCCGCGTGACCAAGGCGGACGAAGCACTCGCTCGCCCGTTGCCGGCACCCAACGCCATCGCCACTTCGTTCGCTCCCACGCCGCGCTCCCTGTGA
- a CDS encoding serine hydrolase domain-containing protein, with product MLILLASLLLQAPDSAALARAARHFEETDGQALIVMHAGRVVHEQYRAGGSRNTRQLLASGSKSLVGLAAVAAEADGLVQLSAPAARYLKDALTAGTFAEPGTAFRYGPFPFLVVGQVIETVQPRSFAEYLETRLLAPLGVTVEWRLRCADGKPQLAGGAAMTARDWATRGEFIRLGGVHNGRRLLPDSAVRALFRPSSVNPAHGLS from the coding sequence ATGCTGATCCTTCTCGCTTCCCTGCTGCTGCAGGCCCCGGATTCTGCGGCGCTCGCGCGCGCGGCACGCCATTTCGAAGAAACGGACGGTCAGGCGCTGATCGTTATGCATGCAGGGCGCGTTGTGCACGAGCAGTATCGGGCCGGTGGTTCGCGAAACACCAGACAACTGCTCGCCAGTGGCAGCAAGAGCCTCGTTGGCCTGGCGGCCGTGGCCGCGGAAGCCGATGGTCTCGTGCAACTGAGTGCACCGGCGGCGCGCTATCTCAAGGACGCGCTGACGGCCGGCACCTTCGCGGAACCGGGGACGGCGTTTCGCTATGGCCCCTTCCCCTTTCTCGTGGTGGGGCAGGTTATCGAAACCGTGCAGCCCCGATCGTTTGCCGAGTATCTCGAGACACGCCTGCTCGCCCCGTTGGGTGTGACGGTGGAGTGGCGTCTGCGCTGTGCCGATGGCAAGCCACAGTTGGCCGGCGGTGCCGCCATGACCGCGCGCGACTGGGCCACACGGGGCGAGTTCATTCGTCTTGGCGGCGTGCACAACGGCCGCCGCCTGCTGCCCGACAGTGCCGTGCGCGCCCTCTTCCGGCCATCGTCCGTCAACCCGGCGCATGGTCTGTCCTAG
- a CDS encoding acetate/propionate family kinase has translation MNVLVLNAGSATVKFQVVVTDADRIACDQDEKLLRGQIERIGGEAVITVRGADGVNRKRTAQLRDMRSAVEWLVGFITDPESGTGISSRAELQAVGHRVVHGGEQFRRSSLIDEAVLRGIEENVELAPLHNPHNLRGIDAARAALGSGVPQVAVFDTAFHQTLPEHAYLYAIPYPLYRRHKIRRYGFHGTSHRSIAYRFRKLTGRERADVRIVTLHLGNGCSACAIQGGESIDTSMGFTPLEGLVMGTRSGDIDAALLDYIAAKEGLSLTQVEALLNTQSGLLGLSGLTNDMRDLLLEAKEMQDRRARLAIEIFCYRVRKYVGSYLAVLGGADAVVFAGGIGENAPEVRSRIGEGLAWAGLHIDEAANTQMVGGHEGCISTPESSLQAWVVPTDEELLIARDTYRVVTGITAPS, from the coding sequence ATGAACGTCCTGGTCCTCAATGCCGGTTCGGCCACCGTGAAGTTTCAGGTGGTCGTTACCGATGCCGATCGCATTGCCTGCGACCAGGACGAAAAGCTGCTGCGCGGACAGATCGAGCGCATCGGTGGCGAAGCCGTCATCACGGTGCGTGGCGCCGACGGGGTGAATCGCAAGCGCACCGCGCAGCTTCGTGACATGCGCAGCGCCGTGGAGTGGTTGGTGGGCTTCATCACCGACCCGGAAAGCGGCACCGGCATCAGCTCACGGGCTGAGCTGCAGGCCGTCGGTCATCGCGTGGTGCACGGCGGTGAACAGTTCCGCCGCAGCAGTCTCATCGACGAGGCGGTGCTGCGGGGCATTGAAGAGAACGTGGAGCTGGCGCCGCTCCACAATCCGCACAATCTGCGTGGCATTGATGCCGCCCGCGCGGCGCTCGGCAGTGGCGTGCCGCAGGTGGCGGTGTTCGATACCGCGTTTCATCAGACGTTGCCGGAACACGCGTATCTCTACGCGATCCCGTATCCGCTTTACCGGCGCCACAAGATCCGTCGCTACGGATTTCATGGCACCTCGCATCGCTCCATTGCCTATCGCTTTCGCAAGCTGACAGGCCGCGAGCGCGCGGACGTGCGCATCGTGACCCTGCACCTCGGCAACGGATGCTCGGCCTGCGCCATTCAGGGTGGCGAGTCCATCGACACGAGCATGGGCTTCACACCGCTCGAAGGTCTGGTGATGGGCACGCGCTCCGGCGACATCGATGCCGCGCTGCTGGACTACATTGCCGCCAAGGAAGGCCTGTCGCTCACGCAGGTGGAAGCGCTGCTCAATACGCAGAGCGGCCTGCTGGGATTGTCGGGCCTCACGAATGACATGCGCGACCTGCTGCTGGAAGCGAAGGAAATGCAGGATCGGCGCGCACGGCTGGCCATCGAGATCTTCTGCTATCGCGTGCGCAAGTATGTGGGCAGCTATCTCGCGGTCCTTGGTGGAGCCGACGCCGTGGTGTTTGCCGGCGGCATTGGCGAGAACGCGCCGGAGGTGCGCTCGCGCATAGGCGAGGGACTGGCCTGGGCCGGCCTCCATATCGACGAGGCCGCCAACACCCAGATGGTGGGCGGACACGAGGGGTGCATTTCCACGCCGGAATCGAGCTTGCAGGCCTGGGTGGTACCTACGGACGAGGAGCTGCTCATAGCCCGCGACACCTACCGCGTGGTGACGGGCATCACGGCGCCAAGCTGA
- a CDS encoding M16 family metallopeptidase, with the protein MSLATGLEAQPVAASPTPPTLAAPKALTLPRMVERTLPNGLRLVVVEHHELPVVDAQLVVRTGSEADPAAKAGLATLVANMLDEGAGTRDALGLAEQIGFLAIRLGTFASLEQSVVSLHSTRATLDSAMALMADVVLRPTFPEKEFNRLRSERLTALLQEQDRGPAMADRAFSALVFGEQHPYGRSTSGSKETVEPIALEDVRSFWQSWYRPNNATLVLVGDLTMADAEALATRNFGAWTQAALPASPVYASNRMAPRPTTIHIVDKPKAAQSSFRLGGVGVARNTADYYPLMVMNTALGGSFTSRLNNTLREVKGYTYGAGSGFGMRRERGPFTARAEVVSAKTDSALIEFMNELRNIRKPLPAAELDKVKRYLQLGYADGFESTSDIAAQVASLVPYNLPLTTLGAFNAGIGKVTAADVQRVAERYLDPSRLTIVIAGDRASIEEPLKKTGIAPVTVVDMRGRPVIVP; encoded by the coding sequence ATGTCTCTTGCGACGGGCCTCGAGGCTCAGCCGGTCGCTGCGAGCCCCACGCCGCCAACGCTGGCGGCCCCCAAGGCCCTCACGCTGCCGCGCATGGTGGAGCGCACGCTGCCCAATGGCCTGCGCCTCGTGGTGGTGGAGCACCACGAACTGCCGGTGGTTGATGCGCAGCTCGTGGTGCGCACCGGCAGCGAAGCCGATCCGGCCGCCAAGGCGGGTCTGGCCACGCTGGTGGCCAACATGCTCGACGAAGGAGCAGGAACGCGAGACGCGCTGGGACTCGCCGAGCAGATCGGTTTTCTGGCCATTCGACTTGGCACCTTCGCGAGCCTTGAGCAGAGCGTGGTGTCGCTGCACAGCACCCGCGCCACGCTCGACAGTGCCATGGCCCTCATGGCCGACGTGGTGCTGCGTCCCACCTTCCCCGAGAAGGAGTTCAACCGCCTGCGCAGCGAACGCCTGACCGCGCTGCTGCAGGAACAGGATCGTGGACCGGCAATGGCCGATCGCGCATTCTCGGCGCTGGTGTTCGGCGAACAGCATCCGTATGGCCGGAGCACGAGCGGATCGAAAGAAACCGTTGAGCCGATTGCGCTGGAGGACGTGCGCAGTTTCTGGCAGTCGTGGTACCGGCCCAACAATGCCACGCTGGTGCTGGTGGGTGACCTGACGATGGCGGACGCCGAGGCACTGGCCACGCGCAACTTTGGCGCGTGGACGCAGGCCGCCCTGCCGGCGTCGCCGGTCTATGCGTCCAACCGCATGGCGCCGCGCCCCACCACCATTCACATCGTGGACAAGCCCAAGGCCGCGCAGTCGAGTTTCCGTCTTGGCGGCGTGGGCGTGGCGCGCAACACTGCGGACTACTATCCGCTCATGGTCATGAACACGGCGCTCGGTGGCTCGTTCACCTCACGGCTCAACAACACGCTGCGTGAAGTGAAGGGTTACACCTATGGGGCCGGCTCGGGCTTCGGCATGCGCCGCGAGCGTGGTCCGTTCACGGCGCGCGCCGAAGTGGTATCGGCCAAGACCGACTCGGCGCTCATCGAGTTCATGAACGAGCTGCGCAACATCCGCAAGCCGCTGCCCGCTGCGGAGCTCGACAAGGTCAAGCGCTACCTGCAGCTCGGTTACGCGGACGGGTTTGAGAGCACCAGCGACATTGCGGCGCAGGTGGCGAGTCTGGTGCCCTACAACCTGCCGCTCACCACGCTGGGTGCCTTCAACGCCGGCATTGGCAAGGTGACCGCCGCCGATGTACAGCGCGTGGCCGAGCGCTACCTCGATCCGTCGCGACTCACCATTGTCATTGCCGGCGATCGCGCCAGCATCGAGGAGCCGCTCAAGAAGACGGGTATCGCGCCGGTTACCGTGGTGGACATGCGCGGCCGTCCGGTCATTGTGCCATGA
- the purK gene encoding 5-(carboxyamino)imidazole ribonucleotide synthase: MTTAKQTSASPLPPGSVIGFLGGGQLGRMTALAARSMGYDIHVLDPEAQCATRPVASRTITAPFSDVAAAEDLASQCDVVTLEIEQIHPDVLDAVAARVPLRPGRAPVYIIQDRIRQKEWLRAQQFPLGAFVAAQSADDVADMVRTHGACIAKSTHGGYDGRGQVRLREPEQAVEAWQALGARPCLVEAMVDIHYEVSVLVARSPSGQTVVYPPSRNHHTSGILTWAVVPAVISDEMTLRAQTLARAVAERLDIVGLLAVECFVTRSGELLVNELAPRPHNTYHHSERGLATSQFEQLVRAVCDLPLGEPTVFAPSAIVNLLGDVWLQGHEPAVADALLVPGTRLHLYGKAGARAGRKMGHLSAIGADSQEALGRVLESYRRLSPSTVDSFDVEEPVLSRISS; encoded by the coding sequence GTGACAACTGCCAAGCAAACTTCCGCGTCGCCCCTGCCCCCCGGTTCGGTCATTGGCTTTCTGGGTGGTGGTCAGCTCGGCCGCATGACGGCGCTTGCTGCCCGCTCCATGGGCTATGACATCCATGTGCTCGACCCCGAAGCACAGTGCGCCACGCGGCCGGTGGCCTCGCGCACGATCACGGCACCGTTCAGCGACGTGGCCGCGGCCGAGGACCTGGCTTCGCAGTGCGACGTGGTGACACTCGAGATCGAGCAGATCCACCCGGACGTGCTGGATGCGGTGGCCGCACGCGTGCCGCTGCGTCCGGGCCGCGCGCCCGTGTACATCATCCAGGACCGCATCCGTCAGAAGGAGTGGCTGCGCGCGCAGCAGTTCCCGCTCGGCGCATTTGTCGCCGCGCAGTCCGCGGACGACGTCGCAGACATGGTGCGCACACACGGCGCCTGCATCGCCAAGTCCACGCACGGCGGCTACGATGGCCGTGGTCAGGTGCGCCTGCGTGAGCCCGAGCAGGCCGTGGAAGCCTGGCAGGCCCTTGGTGCAAGGCCCTGCCTTGTGGAAGCCATGGTGGACATTCACTACGAAGTGTCGGTGCTGGTGGCGCGATCGCCGTCCGGACAGACGGTGGTGTATCCACCGAGCCGCAATCACCACACCAGCGGCATTCTCACCTGGGCCGTGGTACCGGCCGTCATCAGCGACGAAATGACCTTGCGTGCGCAGACGCTGGCCCGTGCGGTGGCCGAGCGCCTCGACATTGTGGGGCTGTTGGCCGTGGAGTGCTTCGTGACACGCAGCGGCGAGTTGCTGGTGAACGAACTCGCGCCACGCCCCCACAACACGTATCACCACAGTGAGCGCGGACTCGCGACGAGTCAGTTTGAGCAGCTGGTGCGCGCGGTGTGTGATCTGCCACTCGGCGAGCCCACGGTTTTTGCGCCCTCGGCCATCGTGAACCTGCTGGGTGATGTGTGGCTGCAGGGGCACGAGCCGGCAGTAGCCGACGCGCTGTTGGTGCCCGGCACGCGCTTGCATTTGTATGGCAAGGCCGGCGCCCGCGCCGGTCGCAAGATGGGGCATCTGTCGGCCATCGGCGCCGACAGTCAGGAGGCTCTGGGCCGTGTGCTGGAGAGTTATCGACGCCTGTCACCCAGCACGGTGGATAGTTTTGATGTGGAAGAGCCGGTACTCTCGCGTATCAGCTCGTAG
- a CDS encoding M16 family metallopeptidase — protein MALPTFRRLPSGGRTASALAAAVLGAAALCTAPAAVLHAQAAPSIPHEKYTLPNGLEVILHVDRSVPIVAVENFYKVGSGDEKRGRTGFAHLFEHVMFMGSQNVPVGKFDEWLEAAGASNNGSTNFDRTNYYETGPSNALPLMLWLDADRMGWLLPTMDQSKLDIQRDVVKNERRQSYDNAPYGRAFETILPVLYPADHPYSWPVIGSLADLSAAALDDVKDFFRTYYAPNNATITIAGDFDPDSAKAWVNKYFGHIPRGSTAITRPTTPPVRITRDTLMLMEDRVQLPRVYYTWPGVKTYSEDDAALDALADILANGKSSRLYRTLVYDKQIAQDVGMGNNSNKLDGMLMLTSTAKPGVHPRELDAEVAKAIAEIAERGVTERELTRVKNGMRASTLDRLASVLGKATQLSTYNYFTGNPDYMAQDLARYERLTVADVQRVARQYLVSRPKIVLTVVPEGKKDLALTSTATASPAAGSTR, from the coding sequence ATGGCTCTGCCAACTTTCCGTCGTCTCCCATCGGGCGGGCGCACCGCCTCCGCGCTTGCCGCCGCCGTACTTGGCGCAGCGGCCCTGTGCACCGCCCCTGCCGCCGTGCTGCATGCGCAGGCGGCTCCGTCCATCCCGCACGAGAAGTACACGCTGCCCAACGGGCTCGAGGTCATTCTCCATGTGGATCGCTCCGTGCCCATCGTGGCCGTGGAGAACTTCTACAAAGTTGGCTCGGGCGACGAAAAGCGCGGCCGCACCGGCTTCGCGCATCTCTTTGAGCACGTGATGTTCATGGGTTCGCAGAACGTGCCCGTGGGCAAGTTCGACGAGTGGCTCGAAGCGGCCGGTGCCAGCAACAACGGCTCCACCAACTTCGACCGCACCAACTACTACGAAACCGGGCCGTCGAACGCCCTGCCACTCATGCTCTGGCTCGATGCCGATCGCATGGGCTGGCTCCTGCCCACCATGGACCAGTCCAAGCTGGATATTCAGCGCGACGTCGTGAAGAACGAGCGTCGGCAGAGCTACGACAACGCGCCCTACGGTCGCGCATTCGAAACCATTCTGCCCGTGCTCTACCCGGCCGACCATCCGTACTCGTGGCCGGTCATCGGCTCGCTCGCCGATCTCAGCGCGGCTGCGCTGGATGATGTGAAGGATTTCTTCCGCACCTACTACGCACCCAACAACGCCACCATCACCATTGCCGGCGACTTCGATCCGGACTCGGCCAAGGCCTGGGTGAACAAGTACTTCGGTCACATTCCGCGGGGCAGCACGGCCATCACGCGGCCCACGACGCCGCCCGTGCGCATCACGCGCGACACGCTCATGCTCATGGAAGACCGCGTGCAGCTGCCGCGCGTGTACTACACCTGGCCCGGCGTGAAGACCTACAGCGAAGACGACGCGGCGCTGGACGCGCTGGCCGACATCCTCGCCAATGGCAAGAGCTCGCGCCTCTACCGCACGCTGGTGTACGACAAGCAGATCGCGCAGGACGTGGGCATGGGCAACAACTCCAACAAGCTTGATGGCATGTTGATGCTCACCTCCACCGCCAAGCCAGGTGTGCATCCCCGTGAACTGGATGCCGAAGTGGCCAAGGCCATTGCGGAAATCGCCGAGCGTGGTGTGACCGAGCGTGAACTCACGCGCGTGAAGAACGGCATGCGCGCGTCCACGCTCGACCGTCTCGCGTCGGTGCTGGGCAAGGCCACGCAGCTCAGCACGTACAACTACTTCACCGGCAACCCCGACTACATGGCGCAGGACCTCGCGCGCTACGAGCGGTTGACCGTGGCCGACGTGCAACGTGTGGCCCGCCAGTATCTGGTGTCCCGCCCCAAGATCGTGCTGACCGTGGTGCCCGAGGGCAAGAAGGATCTCGCCCTCACCAGCACCGCCACCGCCTCACCCGCTGCCGGGAGCACCCGCTGA